The following coding sequences are from one Streptomyces sp. NBC_01294 window:
- a CDS encoding ABC transporter permease produces MSALSLAVRDSNTMLRRNLLHARRYPSGTLNLLLTPIMMLLLFVYIFGDVMSAGIGGGRADRSEYIAYIVPGILLMTIGSTVIGAAVYVSMDMTEGLIARFRTMAIHRGSVLIGHVIGSVLQSIASVVLVGTVAVAIGFRSTNATALEWLAAFGLLALFALALTWIAVGMGMASPHPEAAGNMAMPLILLPLISSAFIPADTMPGWFQPIAEYQPFTPAIETLRGLLLGTEIGHNGWIAIAWCVSLSALGYRWSTAHFNRDPR; encoded by the coding sequence ATGAGCGCCCTCTCCCTTGCCGTCCGTGACTCGAACACGATGCTGCGCCGCAACCTGCTGCACGCGCGGCGCTACCCGTCAGGGACCCTGAACCTCCTGCTCACGCCGATCATGATGCTGCTGCTCTTCGTCTACATCTTCGGCGACGTGATGAGCGCGGGCATCGGTGGCGGCAGGGCCGACCGCTCCGAGTACATCGCCTACATCGTGCCGGGCATCCTGCTGATGACCATCGGCAGCACCGTGATCGGGGCGGCGGTGTACGTCTCGATGGATATGACCGAGGGCCTCATCGCCCGCTTCCGCACGATGGCGATCCACCGCGGCTCGGTGCTCATCGGGCACGTCATCGGCAGCGTGCTGCAGTCGATCGCCAGCGTGGTCCTCGTCGGCACGGTCGCCGTCGCCATCGGCTTCCGCTCCACCAACGCCACGGCCCTGGAATGGCTGGCGGCATTCGGGCTGCTCGCACTCTTCGCCCTGGCCCTCACCTGGATCGCGGTCGGCATGGGCATGGCCAGCCCGCACCCGGAGGCGGCCGGCAACATGGCCATGCCGCTGATCCTCCTCCCGCTCATCTCCAGCGCCTTCATCCCGGCCGACACGATGCCGGGCTGGTTCCAGCCGATCGCCGAGTACCAGCCCTTCACCCCCGCCATCGAAACCCTGCGCGGCCTGCTCCTCGGCACCGAGATCGGCCACAACGGATGGATCGCCATCGCCTGGTGCGTGAGCCTGTCCGCGCTCGGCTATCGCTGGTCGACGGCCCACTTCAACCGCGACCCGAGGTAG
- a CDS encoding ATP-binding cassette domain-containing protein, with product MPTSRQGDGHLSSAAVSAVGLRKSYGDKVVLDGVDLAVPAGTIFSLLGPNGAGKTTAVKILSTLISPDPASGEIRIGGHDLATDPQAIRAAIGVTGQFSAVDGLITGEENMLLMADLHHLSKREGRRVAAELLERFDLVEAAKKPASTYSGGMKRRLDIAMTLVGDPRIIFLDEPTTGLDPRSRHNMWQIIRELVADGVTVFLTTQYLEEADQLADRIAVLNDGKIAAHGTAEELKRLIPGGHVRLRFSDPAAYRSAGTALPQATRDDEALALQIPSDGSQRELRALLDRLDSVGIEADELTVHTPDLDDVFFALTGGTHAPATPRRQSDERPLPCRP from the coding sequence ATGCCCACATCCAGGCAGGGCGACGGTCACCTGTCGTCGGCCGCCGTCTCCGCCGTCGGGCTGCGCAAGTCCTACGGCGACAAGGTCGTGCTCGACGGCGTCGACCTGGCCGTCCCCGCAGGCACGATCTTCTCCCTGCTCGGCCCGAACGGCGCCGGCAAGACCACGGCCGTCAAGATCCTCTCCACCCTCATCTCCCCCGACCCCGCCTCCGGCGAGATCCGCATCGGCGGCCACGACCTCGCCACCGACCCGCAGGCGATCCGCGCCGCGATCGGCGTCACCGGACAGTTCTCCGCCGTCGACGGCCTGATCACCGGCGAGGAGAACATGCTCCTCATGGCGGACCTGCACCACCTGTCCAAGCGCGAAGGACGCCGTGTCGCCGCCGAACTGCTGGAGCGCTTCGACCTGGTCGAGGCCGCCAAGAAGCCCGCCTCCACCTACTCCGGCGGCATGAAGCGCCGCCTCGACATCGCCATGACCCTCGTCGGCGACCCGCGGATCATCTTCCTCGACGAGCCCACCACCGGCCTCGACCCCCGCTCCCGCCACAACATGTGGCAGATCATCCGCGAACTCGTCGCCGACGGCGTCACCGTCTTCCTCACCACCCAGTACCTGGAAGAAGCCGACCAGCTCGCCGACCGCATCGCCGTACTCAACGACGGCAAGATCGCCGCCCACGGCACCGCCGAGGAACTCAAGCGGCTCATCCCCGGCGGCCACGTCCGACTCCGCTTCTCCGACCCGGCCGCCTACCGGTCCGCCGGCACCGCCCTGCCCCAGGCCACCCGGGACGACGAGGCCCTGGCCCTGCAGATCCCCAGCGACGGCAGCCAGCGCGAACTGCGCGCCCTCCTCGACCGGCTCGACTCCGTCGGCATCGAGGCCGACGAACTGACCGTCCACACCCCCGACCTCGACGACGTGTTCTTCGCCCTCACCGGCGGAACGCACGCCCCGGCCACCCCAAGGAGACAGTCCGATGAGCGCCCTCTCCCTTGCCGTCCGTGA
- a CDS encoding DUF1048 domain-containing protein, with protein MSDVEKGGFISKVIGPKKRWRAYKARSRQLPENYRTAVEAIERYLMHFVPTDGDSNASMFEDLADLFEQAAADGTSIREIVGEDPVEFVEAFVQNYSEGGYVPTRARKQLTDAIARAEEGEEGEEEATR; from the coding sequence ATGTCCGATGTCGAAAAGGGCGGCTTCATCTCGAAGGTGATCGGGCCCAAGAAGCGCTGGAGGGCGTACAAGGCGCGCTCGCGTCAGCTTCCCGAGAACTACCGCACGGCGGTCGAGGCGATCGAGCGGTACCTGATGCACTTCGTGCCGACCGACGGCGACAGCAATGCGTCGATGTTCGAAGACCTGGCCGACCTGTTCGAGCAGGCAGCGGCGGACGGAACGTCGATCCGCGAGATCGTCGGGGAGGACCCGGTGGAGTTCGTCGAGGCGTTCGTCCAGAACTACTCGGAGGGAGGTTACGTCCCCACCCGTGCGCGGAAGCAGCTGACCGACGCCATCGCGCGCGCCGAGGAAGGCGAGGAAGGCGAGGAAGAGGCGACGCGATGA
- a CDS encoding PadR family transcriptional regulator yields MAKLLTEMLKGTLEGIVLAILSGRPAYGYEITAGLREQGFSDIAEGTIYALLVRIEKRGLVDVEKVPSEKGPPRKVYSLNAQGREYLEEFWRTWSFLTERLEQLREGGK; encoded by the coding sequence ATGGCCAAGCTGCTGACGGAGATGCTCAAGGGCACGCTGGAGGGCATCGTCCTCGCGATCCTGTCCGGCCGGCCCGCGTACGGCTACGAGATCACGGCGGGACTGCGGGAGCAGGGTTTCTCCGACATCGCCGAGGGGACCATCTACGCGCTGCTCGTCAGGATCGAGAAGCGCGGCCTCGTCGACGTGGAGAAGGTCCCGTCCGAGAAGGGACCGCCGCGCAAGGTGTACTCCCTCAACGCTCAGGGACGGGAGTACCTCGAAGAGTTCTGGAGGACGTGGAGCTTCCTCACGGAACGACTGGAACAGCTCCGCGAAGGGGGCAAGTAA
- a CDS encoding anthrone oxygenase family protein translates to METARFASLIAATITMGLMSGLFYGFAVSVMPGLARSADRTVIETMQRINVAILNGWFMLGYLGALVFTGVAVALHATGDGGRQALAPLIGALVAYILAMAVTARINIPLNNALEQAGPVEQIKDMAAVRRAFEQPWVRANVWRAVLCTVALGLLAWALVLHGQGR, encoded by the coding sequence GTGGAAACGGCACGGTTCGCGTCACTGATCGCCGCGACGATCACCATGGGTCTGATGAGCGGCCTGTTCTACGGTTTTGCGGTGTCCGTCATGCCGGGTCTGGCGCGCAGCGCCGACCGGACCGTCATCGAGACGATGCAGCGCATCAACGTGGCGATCCTCAACGGCTGGTTCATGCTCGGCTACCTGGGGGCACTGGTGTTCACCGGGGTGGCGGTGGCGCTCCACGCCACGGGTGACGGCGGGCGCCAGGCACTGGCACCGCTGATCGGCGCGCTCGTCGCCTACATCCTGGCGATGGCGGTCACGGCTCGCATCAACATCCCGCTGAACAACGCCCTGGAACAGGCCGGGCCCGTCGAGCAGATCAAGGACATGGCCGCCGTCCGCCGCGCCTTCGAGCAGCCGTGGGTACGCGCCAATGTGTGGCGTGCGGTGCTGTGCACGGTGGCGCTGGGCCTCCTGGCCTGGGCACTGGTCTTGCACGGCCAAGGCCGCTGA
- a CDS encoding acyl-CoA synthetase: MLTALTGAHGDRADAVTVAGRATSYEELLGAARAVAVDLDRSGLPAFAVTATASLETVAAVVGGLLAGVPCVPLPPDAGPAERGHILADSRARLIETDFARRAPAGPAVTHAPGDPALILYTSGTTGPPKGVVLSRAAITADLDALAEAWQWSAEDTLVHGLPLFHVHGLVLGVLGALRTGSRLVHTGRPTPEAYAAAGGSLYFGVPTVWSRIASAPASAAALSGARLLVSGSAALPAPVFRDLERLTGQRPVERYGMTETLITVSGRAGGEVRPGTVGTPLTGITTRIAAEPGADIGELQLTGPTLFSGYLGRPEATAAAYTEDGWFRTGDIAAVDDRDGVHRIVGRASTDLIKSGGYRIGAGEIENALLDHPAVSEAAVVGVPDTDLGQRIVAFVVAQNVTGSELTDFVAAHLSVHKRPREVRFVTAIPRNAMGKPQKRLLLDDAPPHLT; this comes from the coding sequence ATGCTGACCGCCCTCACCGGGGCCCACGGGGACCGCGCGGACGCCGTCACCGTCGCCGGCCGCGCCACCTCCTACGAGGAACTGCTCGGCGCGGCCCGCGCGGTGGCCGTCGACCTCGACCGGTCGGGCCTGCCCGCCTTCGCGGTGACCGCCACCGCCTCCCTGGAAACCGTGGCTGCCGTCGTCGGCGGACTCCTCGCCGGGGTGCCCTGCGTACCACTGCCCCCAGACGCCGGGCCCGCCGAGCGCGGACACATCCTGGCCGACTCCCGCGCCCGCCTCATCGAGACGGACTTCGCCCGCCGCGCCCCTGCCGGGCCCGCAGTTACGCACGCGCCCGGTGATCCCGCGCTGATCCTCTACACCTCCGGCACCACGGGCCCGCCCAAGGGCGTGGTCCTCAGCCGTGCAGCGATCACCGCCGACCTCGACGCGCTCGCCGAGGCCTGGCAGTGGAGCGCCGAGGACACCCTGGTCCACGGACTGCCGCTGTTCCACGTCCACGGCCTGGTGCTGGGCGTCCTGGGCGCCCTGCGCACCGGCAGCCGCCTCGTGCACACCGGCCGGCCGACCCCCGAGGCGTACGCCGCGGCCGGTGGCAGCCTCTACTTCGGTGTGCCCACCGTGTGGTCGCGCATCGCGTCCGCCCCGGCGTCCGCCGCCGCCCTGTCCGGGGCCCGGCTGCTGGTGTCGGGCAGCGCGGCCCTGCCCGCGCCGGTCTTCCGCGACCTTGAGCGCCTGACCGGGCAGCGCCCCGTCGAGCGCTACGGGATGACCGAGACCCTGATCACCGTCAGCGGCCGCGCGGGCGGCGAGGTCCGCCCCGGCACGGTCGGCACCCCGCTCACGGGCATCACCACACGCATCGCCGCCGAGCCGGGCGCCGACATCGGCGAACTCCAGCTCACCGGCCCCACCCTGTTCTCCGGCTACCTCGGCCGGCCCGAGGCCACCGCCGCCGCATACACCGAGGACGGCTGGTTCCGTACGGGCGACATCGCGGCCGTCGACGATCGCGACGGGGTCCACCGGATCGTGGGCCGCGCCTCCACCGACCTGATCAAGTCCGGCGGGTACCGGATCGGAGCGGGCGAGATCGAGAACGCTCTGCTGGACCACCCCGCGGTCAGCGAGGCGGCCGTGGTCGGCGTCCCCGACACCGACCTCGGCCAGCGGATCGTCGCCTTCGTCGTCGCCCAGAACGTCACCGGCAGCGAACTCACCGATTTCGTCGCCGCGCACCTGTCGGTCCACAAACGCCCCCGCGAGGTCCGCTTCGTCACCGCCATCCCGCGCAACGCGATGGGCAAGCCGCAGAAGCGACTGCTCCTGGACGACGCACCCCCACACCTCACCTGA
- a CDS encoding polymorphic toxin type 44 domain-containing protein produces MPNASFASAFSNVHYGYVGRAAGCDAGTLIKGAYLGSNCQDLWITWRVDMLSVFEGLRGAVPHG; encoded by the coding sequence ATGCCGAACGCGTCCTTCGCGTCCGCCTTTTCCAACGTCCACTACGGATACGTCGGCCGGGCAGCCGGCTGCGACGCGGGCACTCTCATCAAGGGCGCCTACCTTGGGAGTAATTGTCAAGATCTGTGGATCACGTGGCGCGTAGACATGCTCTCGGTGTTTGAGGGGCTTCGAGGTGCGGTGCCACACGGGTGA
- a CDS encoding SAM-dependent methyltransferase, which translates to MDLPRSFTIRESSHRICNPFTSEKLTILGQAINPSPGTRMLDLACGKGEMLCTWARDHGVSGTGVDISTVFIDAARGRAVELGVADQVGFVHADASGHVADDPVGIAACIGATWIGSGVAGTVELLRRSLVPGGMMLIGEPYWRREPEDQVAVEGCHMARKDDLLPLPELLEQFSALGCDVVEMVLADQDSWDRYVAAQWLNIRRWLDANPDDELADEMRAELAAAPVQHARYQREYLGWGVFVLMDR; encoded by the coding sequence GTGGATCTGCCACGTAGCTTCACCATCCGCGAGAGCAGCCATCGCATCTGCAACCCGTTCACCAGCGAGAAACTGACCATCCTGGGTCAGGCCATCAACCCGTCGCCGGGTACCCGCATGCTCGACCTCGCCTGCGGCAAGGGCGAGATGCTGTGCACCTGGGCCCGGGACCACGGTGTGTCCGGCACCGGGGTGGACATCAGCACCGTCTTCATCGACGCTGCCCGCGGGCGGGCCGTGGAGCTGGGCGTTGCCGACCAAGTCGGCTTCGTGCACGCGGACGCCTCGGGCCATGTCGCCGACGATCCTGTCGGCATCGCCGCCTGCATCGGCGCCACCTGGATCGGCTCTGGCGTGGCGGGTACCGTCGAACTCCTGCGGCGCAGTCTCGTTCCCGGCGGCATGATGCTGATCGGCGAACCGTACTGGCGCCGCGAGCCTGAGGACCAAGTCGCCGTCGAGGGCTGTCACATGGCCCGCAAGGACGACCTGCTCCCGCTGCCAGAACTGCTCGAACAGTTCAGCGCCCTGGGCTGTGATGTCGTCGAGATGGTCCTTGCCGACCAGGACAGCTGGGACCGGTACGTCGCGGCACAGTGGCTCAACATCCGACGCTGGCTCGATGCCAACCCCGACGACGAGCTCGCCGACGAAATGCGTGCGGAACTCGCTGCGGCACCCGTCCAGCACGCCAGGTACCAGCGCGAATACCTTGGGTGGGGCGTGTTCGTCCTGATGGACCGCTGA